In one Gossypium hirsutum isolate 1008001.06 chromosome D09, Gossypium_hirsutum_v2.1, whole genome shotgun sequence genomic region, the following are encoded:
- the LOC107891380 gene encoding uncharacterized protein, translated as MDPSSTQSGRDQMASKDCDTIIPAAKYPSSRRTPSSSSSSSLGSLYCPEDSPLSPATPLRFSGVPFSWEHLPGVPKKKLEDEKQKGSIKLLPLPPPATPPTSKRNNFEEILARKKASNAGGKDPFFAAMVECCKDDNDEESGSNLWSGVKVTRSISDRLGFINLYSSCKRTCAVSESVVYLPRSSRAANYSILTTRRST; from the coding sequence ATGGATCCCTCATCAACTCAAAGTGGCCGTGACCAAATGGCTTCAAAAGATTGTGACACCATCATTCCGGCAGCCAAATACCCTTCCTCCCGACGAACACCTTCTTCTTCGTCGTCATCTTCACTCGGATCTTTGTATTGTCCGGAGGATTCACCTCTGAGTCCTGCTACACCACTCCGATTTTCCGGTGTACCCTTTTCTTGGGAGCATTTGCCAGGGGTTCCTAAGAAGAAGCTGGAAGATGAGAAGCAAAAAGGGTCCATAAAGTTGCTGCCATTACCTCCCCCGGCCACTCCACCCACCTCCAAAAGGAACAATTTTGAAGAGATTTTAGCCCGGAAAAAAGCATCGAATGCAGGCGGGAAGGATCCATTTTTCGCGGCGATGGTGGAATGTTGCAAAGATGATAATGATGAAGAATCAGGAAGCAATTTATGGAGTGGAGTTAAAGTAACAAGGAGTATCAGTGACAGGTTGGGATTTATTAATCTCTACTCTTCTTGTAAAAGAACCTGTGCTGTCTCGGAATCAGTAGTGTATCTGCCAAGGTCTAGCAGAGCAGCTAATTACAGCATACTTACTACTCGTCGCTCAACTTAA
- the LOC107891379 gene encoding ABC transporter G family member 25, translated as MPGFGGVGLQLETPNRDSPTRDLRDHLPSLMSSSYPITLKFIDVCYKVKIQQTNTRGRSIKRMFTHGSTPSDQISTIQEKTILNNITGVVSPGEILAILGPSGSGKSTLLNALAGRHQQQSRAFSGTILANNKKSTKQIAKRTGFVTQDDVLYPHLTVRETLVFCSLLRLPKTLTKKDKISVAEMVLSELGLSKCENTIIGNSFIRGISGGERKRVSIAHEMLINPSLLILDEPTSGLDSTAAFRLVSTLGSLAQKGKTIVTSMHQPSSRVYQMFDSVLVLSEGRSIYFGKGSEAMAYFESLGFSPSFPMNPADFLLDLANGVCKLDGVCERETPNIKQSLIASYSTLLAPKVRDACMEITAVSERDSHLIGSHSCQQHTSSCSVDLSTWFYQFRILLQRGLKERKHESFNTLRVFQVITASILAGLMWWHSDYRDIQDRLGLLFFISIFWGVLPSFNAVFAFPQERAIFMKERASGMYTLSSYFMARIIGDLPMELILPTVFLIVTYWMAGLKPDLVAFLLTLVVLLGYVLVSQGLGLALGAVIMDAKQASTIVTVTMLAFVLTGGYYVHKVPACMAWIKYVSTTYYSYKLFVNVQYSQGNKISSLLGCSHHGSNRVSCKFIDQDIAGQISPKLSVGILLLMFVGYRLLAYLALRRIKG; from the exons ATGCCGGGCTTTGGTGGTGTAGGACTTCAACTAGAAACTCCCAATAGGGACAGTCCAACTCGAGATTTGCGTGACCACCTCCCTTCTTTAATGTCTTCTTCTTATCCTATCACTCTCAAG TTCATCGACGTGTGTTACAAGGTGAAGATTCAGCAAACCAACACTCGAGGTCGGAGCATTAAACGCATGTTCACCCATGGATCCACACCTTCTGATCAGATATCAACCATCCAAGAGAAAACTATCTTGAACAATATCACGGGCGTGGTTTCACCAGGGGAAATCTTGGCCATCCTTGGCCCTTCAGGCAGCGGCAAATCTACACTCCTCAATGCCTTAGCTGGGAGGCACCAACAACAAAGCCGTGCCTTCTCTGGAACTATCCTTGCTAACAACAAAAAATCCACCAAACAAATAGCCAAACGCACCGGATTCGTCACCCAAGATGATGTTCTTTACCCTCACTTAACAGTTCGTGAAACACTAGTGTTTTGCTCCCTCTTAAGGTTGCCCAAAACATTGACCAAAAAAGACAAGATTTCAGTGGCTGAAATGGTTTTATCCGAGTTGGGGCTATCCAAATGTGAAAATACAATTATCGGGAACAGTTTCATACGCGGGATTTCCGGTGGAGAGCGAAAAAGAGTGAGTATAGCTCATGAAATGCTTATAAACCCTAGTCTGTTGATTCTTGATGAACCAACGTCGGGTTTGGACTCGACAGCGGCTTTCCGGTTGGTTTCGACGTTGGGGTCGTTGGCTCAAAAGGGAAAAACCATAGTTACATCCATGCACCAACCTTCAAGCCGAGTTTATCAGATGTTTGACTCGGTGTTGGTTTTGAGTGAAggaaggagcatttattttgggAAGGGAAGTGAAGCCATGGCTTATTTTGAGTCTCTTGGATTCTCGCCGTCTTTTCCTATGAATCCTGCGGATTTCCTCCTTGATCTCGCTAACG GTGTGTGTAAACTTGACGGTGTATGCGAAAGAGAGACACCAAACATAAAACAAAGCCTGATTGCTTCTTACAGTACCTTGTTGGCTCCAAAAGTAAGAGATGCTTGTATGGAGATCACCGCTGTTTCAGAAAGGGACTCGCATTTGATCGGGAGCCATTCTTGCCAACAACACACGAGTAGCTGCAGCGTTGACCTCTCTACTTGGTTCTATCAATTCAGGATTCTACTTCAAAGAGGGCTTAAAGAAAGAAAGCATGAATCTTTCAACACCCTCAGAGTCTTCCAAGTAATTACTGCTTCCATCTTGGCAGGTTTAATGTGGTGGCATTCGGATTATCGAGACATACAAGACCGCCTCGGTCTCCTCTTCTTCATTTCCATATTTTGGGGTGTCTTGCCATCGTTTAATGCAGTATTTGCCTTTCCCCAAGAACGTGCCATCTTTATGAAAGAGCGTGCTTCCGGTATGTACACTCTCTCTTCCTATTTTATGGCGCGGATTATTGGGGATCTCCCAATGGAGCTCATCCTTCCTACGGTTTTCCTTATCGTGACATACTGGATGGCTGGATTGAAACCTGATTTGGTGGCATTTCTTTTGACATTGGTGGTTCTTCTCGGCTACGTGCTTGTCTCTCAGGGGCTCGGCCTTGCATTAGGAGCAGTAATCATGGATGCCAAACAGGCTTCAACCATTGTTACTGTCACAATGCTAGCATTTGTTCTAACAGGAGGATACTACGTGCATAAGGTGCCAGCATGCATGGCATGGATCAAGTACGTCTCTACTACATATTACAGCTACAAGCTGTTTGTTAACGTCCAATACAGCCAAGGAAACAAAATTTCCTCGTTGCTGGGGTGCTCACACCATGGAAGTAATAGAGTTAGCTGCAAGTTTATTGATCAAGACATCGCAGGCCAAATTAGCCCGAAACTGAGTGTGGGAATCTTGCTTCTAATGTTTGTAGGATATAGGCTGCTAGCTTACCTTGCATTGAGGCGCATCAAAGGTTGA